The proteins below are encoded in one region of Tomitella fengzijianii:
- the ssd gene encoding septum site-determining protein Ssd — protein sequence MVAASATHAVGVWVAGAELRAEVERAAAAAGVRLTRSETQESGSLASGAQPGLPPTDSEWGRCPIIVLDSAAAAACEGAGFPRRHAVLVVAAPGDADASLWQCAVRIGAEAVLELPDDGHALLAAFNRHAGFGASGDGGVITVVSGHGGAGASILATALALTADTSALLVDLDPSGPGLDLLLGIERDEGLRWPELRLRDGRVDPDALLRALPRRGSTTVLSSPPPSGAADGSCAAPRAGAVRSVLQSGHDGGMTVICDVSRQRSEATEAAVEMADLTVLVVAADVPACASAVRCSAWLRRHTEDVALVVRGPSPGGLRGGDVEAALGLPLLASMRPEPRLAKALERGGLTFARRSPLAGTARAVHRLHARRPQAGAA from the coding sequence ATGGTGGCAGCGAGCGCGACGCATGCGGTTGGGGTGTGGGTGGCCGGCGCTGAGCTACGGGCGGAGGTGGAACGCGCCGCAGCAGCGGCGGGTGTACGCCTCACGCGGTCCGAAACGCAGGAATCCGGTTCCTTGGCGTCGGGTGCGCAGCCGGGCTTGCCGCCCACGGACAGTGAGTGGGGCCGTTGCCCGATCATCGTTCTCGACAGCGCCGCCGCGGCGGCCTGTGAGGGTGCCGGGTTTCCGCGTCGCCACGCGGTACTGGTCGTGGCCGCGCCCGGCGATGCCGATGCGAGCCTGTGGCAGTGCGCGGTGCGCATCGGGGCGGAGGCCGTGCTCGAGCTGCCGGACGACGGCCACGCACTGCTCGCGGCGTTCAACCGACATGCGGGCTTCGGGGCGTCGGGCGACGGCGGCGTCATCACGGTCGTCTCGGGGCACGGCGGTGCGGGTGCATCGATCCTCGCGACCGCGCTCGCACTGACCGCCGACACGTCCGCGCTGCTTGTGGACCTGGACCCCTCCGGGCCCGGCCTCGACCTTCTGCTGGGGATCGAACGGGACGAGGGACTGCGCTGGCCTGAACTGCGATTGCGGGACGGCCGCGTCGACCCGGACGCCTTGCTCCGCGCGTTGCCCCGCCGCGGATCGACGACGGTGCTGTCGTCGCCCCCTCCGTCGGGCGCAGCGGATGGATCGTGTGCAGCGCCCCGGGCGGGTGCCGTGCGGTCGGTGCTCCAATCCGGGCACGACGGCGGGATGACGGTGATCTGCGATGTGTCCCGTCAACGGTCGGAGGCCACTGAGGCGGCGGTCGAGATGGCCGACCTGACTGTCCTCGTCGTCGCGGCCGACGTCCCGGCGTGCGCGTCCGCGGTCCGATGCTCCGCGTGGCTCCGGCGGCACACCGAGGACGTCGCGCTGGTGGTGCGCGGGCCTTCACCCGGCGGCCTGCGCGGCGGGGATGTGGAGGCGGCATTGGGGCTGCCGCTGCTCGCGTCCATGCGCCCGGAACCGCGGCTGGCGAAAGCACTCGAACGTGGAGGGCTGACGTTCGCCCGCAGGTCGCCGCTGGCGGGTACCGCGCGCGCAGTCCACCGCCTGCACGCGCGCCGCCCGCAGGCCGGTGCGGCTTGA
- a CDS encoding HAD family hydrolase codes for MSVSANPGPSAAPPQRRVAAFFDLDKTLIAKSSTLAFSRPFFDEGLLNRRAVLKSSYAQFLFLLSGADADQMDRMRRHITDMCAGWDVEQIRSIVDETLDDIVTPLVFAEAAELIADHTALGHDVVVVSASGEEVVTPIAAALGADHSVATRMKVSEGKYTGEVDFYCFGTGKVEAIRRLAEQHGYDLSRSHAYSDSSTDLPMLECVGNPTAVNPDRKLRKAAAERGWPVLTFVDAVAIRRGRARHGSRSAVAGAAAGLGAMTAGAVAWRLLRRRR; via the coding sequence GTGAGTGTGTCCGCCAATCCCGGCCCCTCTGCGGCGCCGCCACAGCGCCGTGTCGCCGCTTTCTTCGATCTGGACAAGACCCTCATCGCGAAATCGAGCACTCTCGCATTCAGCCGCCCCTTCTTCGATGAGGGGCTGCTGAACCGCCGCGCCGTGCTCAAGAGCAGCTACGCCCAGTTCCTGTTCCTGCTCTCCGGAGCGGACGCCGACCAGATGGACCGGATGCGCCGGCACATCACGGACATGTGCGCGGGCTGGGACGTCGAGCAGATCCGGTCCATCGTCGACGAAACGCTCGACGACATCGTCACTCCGCTGGTATTCGCCGAGGCGGCCGAGCTGATCGCCGATCACACCGCACTGGGCCACGATGTCGTCGTCGTCTCCGCTTCCGGCGAGGAGGTCGTCACACCTATCGCCGCCGCCCTGGGCGCCGACCACAGCGTCGCCACCCGCATGAAGGTCAGCGAGGGGAAATACACCGGCGAGGTGGACTTCTACTGCTTCGGCACGGGCAAGGTGGAGGCCATCCGCCGGCTCGCCGAACAGCACGGATACGACCTCTCGCGGTCCCACGCGTACTCGGATTCCAGCACCGACCTGCCGATGCTCGAATGCGTCGGCAACCCCACCGCCGTCAATCCGGATCGAAAACTGCGGAAGGCCGCGGCCGAGCGAGGCTGGCCGGTCCTGACGTTCGTCGACGCCGTCGCCATCAGGCGTGGACGCGCTCGGCATGGATCGCGGTCGGCGGTCGCCGGGGCCGCCGCCGGCCTGGGTGCGATGACCGCAGGCGCTGTCGCGTGGAGGCTGCTGCGACGCCGGCGCTGA
- a CDS encoding type II secretion system F family protein has translation MDAGTAATALLGAALWMVPGPPSLKRVREWERTDGPHTGRWRVVGSCAAIATLVAGALWGAGPALCVVVATVTVLHLRARRRAAARYREESAQLAAALEIVVAELRVGAHPGRACEAAASHARKGAVAVRLARASAQAQLGGSISRVLAAGDGTVAEKPSGLDHDWRRLAVVWAVAERRGIALGSLLDAARADLAVRVSFRRRAESGLAGARSTAAILAALPVVGIGFGHLMGAAPLTVLTGGGAGGVLLIAGVLFDCAGLVWAERIMSGAAR, from the coding sequence GTGGACGCGGGTACTGCGGCGACCGCACTGCTGGGAGCCGCCTTGTGGATGGTGCCGGGGCCGCCGTCGCTCAAGCGGGTTCGCGAGTGGGAACGTACGGACGGGCCCCATACAGGCCGGTGGCGAGTCGTCGGCTCCTGCGCGGCGATCGCCACCCTCGTCGCCGGCGCACTTTGGGGAGCGGGTCCTGCGTTGTGCGTGGTCGTGGCGACCGTGACCGTCCTGCACCTCCGGGCGCGCCGGCGCGCTGCGGCGCGATACCGGGAGGAGTCCGCGCAGCTGGCCGCGGCCCTCGAGATCGTCGTCGCCGAACTGCGCGTGGGCGCGCACCCCGGCCGCGCGTGCGAGGCCGCGGCCTCGCACGCGCGGAAGGGGGCTGTGGCCGTGCGTCTCGCCAGGGCGTCGGCGCAGGCGCAGCTCGGGGGCTCGATATCGCGGGTGCTGGCGGCCGGGGACGGAACGGTCGCCGAGAAGCCAAGCGGTCTGGATCACGACTGGCGGCGGCTCGCCGTGGTGTGGGCGGTTGCCGAACGCCGTGGAATCGCGCTGGGCAGCCTCCTCGACGCCGCGCGCGCCGACCTGGCCGTGCGCGTGTCTTTCCGGCGACGCGCCGAGTCCGGGCTCGCAGGAGCCAGGTCCACCGCGGCGATCCTGGCGGCGTTGCCGGTGGTCGGGATCGGGTTCGGGCACCTTATGGGCGCGGCGCCGCTGACGGTGCTGACCGGTGGTGGAGCCGGAGGCGTTCTGCTGATCGCGGGGGTGCTGTTCGATTGCGCCGGACTCGTCTGGGCAGAACGGATCATGTCGGGAGCCGCTCGGTGA
- a CDS encoding Rv3654c family TadE-like protein, producing MTGARRAPREAGSATVFAALGMLAVLAFTALCVQVGGAVVARHRAQAAADLAALAAAAALADGAEACSAARPVARRNGAGVSACEVEGRTVLVHATASLPLRGFPGPDVAEAVARGGWNVGRPADVEAG from the coding sequence ATGACCGGTGCGCGACGTGCGCCGCGGGAGGCCGGGTCGGCCACGGTGTTCGCCGCGCTCGGCATGCTGGCCGTCCTCGCGTTCACGGCGCTGTGCGTGCAGGTGGGCGGCGCGGTGGTGGCGCGGCATCGGGCGCAGGCGGCGGCCGATCTGGCCGCGCTCGCCGCGGCGGCGGCCCTGGCGGACGGCGCGGAGGCATGTTCGGCCGCTCGCCCGGTGGCGCGGCGGAACGGGGCCGGGGTCTCGGCGTGCGAGGTGGAGGGCCGGACGGTTCTGGTACATGCGACGGCGTCGCTGCCGCTGCGCGGATTTCCGGGACCGGACGTCGCCGAGGCGGTGGCGCGCGGCGGCTGGAACGTCGGCCGGCCGGCCGACGTGGAGGCGGGGTGA
- a CDS encoding DEAD/DEAH box helicase has product MTATSFGRELLAHVLAGAAAPEVLTHAVDLPGREARHTEWPVWAHSGVVAALQSSGIPRPWLHQASVAEHAHAGRHVVVSTGTASGKSLGYHLPVLSALYADPRATALYLSPTKALGADQLRAVNALCAEVESSGATSPAPAPVNPASYDGDTPREVREWVRAHSRWVFTNPDMLHLGMLGGHARWSQFFRRLRYVVVDECHSYRGVFGSNVALILRRLRRLCARFGATPVFVLASATTSQPGAAASRLVGADVAEVTDDASPHGPRTVALWEPPLLPEVTGENGAPVRRSAGAEAARIMADLVVEGARTLTFVRSRRGAEITALTASGLVGDAVPELADRIAAYRAGYLADDRRALETALADGALLGVATTNALELGVDIAGLDAVVVAGYPGTVASFWQQAGRAGRRGEGSLVVLVARGDPLDTYLVHHPAALLERPVEATVTDPANPYVLGPQLLCAAVESPLTAAEVQELGAGEVVEALAADGLLRRRRGGWYPTADVRPHGDVDIRGSGGREVAIVDAETGRLLGTVDSARAPATIHPGAVHIHQGDSFVVDELDLEDGIALVHAEEPDWTTHSREDTSIEITDVHAREDFGEVTVASVSVEVTHQVVGFLRTLHTGEVLDQVDLDMPPGVLPTRAVMYTVTPELLTDAGLVEADFPGALHAAEHAAIGLLPLVATCDRWDIGGVSTALHADTGLPTVFVYDGHPGGAGFADRGHAELARWLRATHDAVAACECASGCPSCIQSPKCGNGNEPLSKAGAIALLRAVLGELGRGAG; this is encoded by the coding sequence GTGACGGCGACGAGCTTCGGACGCGAGCTTCTCGCACACGTGCTCGCGGGCGCCGCCGCGCCGGAGGTGCTCACGCACGCGGTCGACCTCCCCGGGCGCGAGGCCCGCCACACCGAGTGGCCGGTCTGGGCGCACTCCGGCGTCGTCGCGGCGTTGCAGTCCTCCGGCATCCCGCGGCCGTGGCTGCACCAGGCGTCGGTGGCCGAGCACGCGCATGCGGGTCGGCACGTGGTGGTGTCCACCGGGACCGCGTCGGGCAAATCGTTGGGATACCACCTGCCCGTGCTGAGCGCGTTGTATGCCGACCCGCGCGCGACAGCGCTGTACCTCTCCCCCACCAAGGCCCTCGGCGCCGACCAGTTGCGCGCGGTGAACGCGCTGTGCGCCGAGGTCGAGTCGTCCGGCGCCACATCGCCGGCCCCGGCGCCCGTCAACCCCGCCTCCTACGACGGCGACACCCCCCGCGAGGTGCGCGAGTGGGTGCGCGCCCATTCGCGGTGGGTGTTCACCAATCCGGACATGCTGCATCTCGGAATGCTGGGCGGCCACGCCCGATGGAGCCAGTTCTTCCGCCGCCTGCGGTATGTCGTCGTCGACGAGTGCCACTCCTACCGCGGCGTGTTCGGATCCAACGTCGCCCTCATCCTGCGGCGGCTCCGGCGCCTGTGCGCCAGGTTCGGCGCGACGCCGGTGTTCGTGCTGGCCAGCGCCACCACGTCGCAACCGGGCGCGGCGGCGTCCCGGCTGGTGGGCGCCGACGTCGCCGAGGTCACCGACGACGCCTCGCCGCACGGCCCCCGGACCGTCGCCCTGTGGGAGCCGCCGCTGCTGCCGGAGGTCACCGGGGAGAACGGGGCGCCCGTCCGGCGGTCGGCGGGCGCCGAGGCGGCGCGGATCATGGCCGACCTCGTGGTGGAGGGGGCGCGCACCCTCACCTTCGTGCGGTCACGGCGCGGCGCCGAGATCACCGCGCTCACCGCATCCGGACTCGTCGGCGACGCCGTGCCCGAGCTCGCCGACCGCATCGCCGCCTACCGCGCCGGGTACCTCGCCGACGACCGGCGCGCGCTGGAGACCGCGCTGGCCGACGGCGCGCTGCTCGGCGTCGCGACGACGAACGCGCTGGAGCTCGGGGTCGACATCGCCGGGCTCGACGCGGTGGTGGTCGCCGGGTACCCGGGGACGGTCGCGTCGTTCTGGCAGCAGGCGGGCCGGGCGGGCCGCCGCGGGGAGGGCTCGCTGGTGGTGCTGGTGGCCCGCGGTGATCCGCTGGACACCTACTTGGTGCACCACCCCGCGGCGCTGCTCGAACGGCCTGTCGAGGCCACCGTCACCGACCCGGCCAATCCGTACGTGCTGGGCCCGCAGCTGCTCTGCGCGGCGGTGGAATCGCCGCTGACCGCCGCCGAGGTCCAGGAGCTGGGCGCGGGTGAAGTGGTCGAGGCCCTGGCCGCGGACGGCCTGCTGCGGCGCCGCCGCGGCGGCTGGTACCCCACCGCGGATGTCCGGCCCCACGGCGACGTCGACATCCGCGGCTCCGGCGGCCGCGAGGTGGCGATCGTGGATGCGGAGACCGGCAGACTGCTCGGCACGGTCGACTCCGCACGCGCGCCCGCGACGATCCACCCCGGCGCAGTGCACATCCACCAGGGCGACTCATTCGTCGTCGACGAACTCGACCTGGAGGACGGGATCGCCCTCGTACATGCCGAGGAGCCGGACTGGACCACGCACTCACGCGAGGACACCTCCATCGAGATCACCGACGTGCACGCCCGCGAGGACTTCGGCGAAGTGACTGTGGCCTCGGTCTCCGTCGAGGTGACGCACCAGGTCGTGGGGTTCCTGCGCACCCTGCACACCGGCGAGGTGCTCGACCAGGTGGACCTCGACATGCCGCCGGGGGTGCTTCCCACCCGCGCGGTGATGTACACCGTGACGCCGGAACTACTCACAGACGCAGGCCTGGTGGAGGCCGACTTCCCCGGCGCCCTGCACGCCGCGGAACACGCCGCGATCGGGCTGCTGCCGCTGGTGGCCACGTGCGACAGGTGGGACATCGGCGGGGTGTCGACCGCGCTGCACGCGGACACGGGCCTGCCGACGGTGTTCGTCTACGACGGGCACCCGGGAGGCGCCGGGTTCGCGGACCGGGGGCACGCCGAGCTGGCCCGGTGGCTGCGCGCCACGCATGACGCAGTCGCCGCCTGCGAGTGCGCCTCGGGCTGCCCGTCGTGCATCCAGTCGCCCAAGTGCGGCAACGGCAACGAGCCGCTGTCCAAGGCCGGCGCCATCGCTCTGCTGCGGGCAGTGCTGGGAGAACTGGGCCGCGGCGCGGGATAG
- a CDS encoding TadA family conjugal transfer-associated ATPase — MVDEPLLARVRERLAGAAGVPAPAAVAEAVRAEARGVIGDADMLHALRELETELVGGGPLASLLAAPDVSDVLVNAPGEVWVDRGGGLERTGIRFADEAAVRRLAQRLALAAGRRLDDAQPWVDAHLDAADGGAHMIRVHAVLSPVARHGTALSLRVLRPATQSLDALAAGGSITPEALRLLRRIVCARLSFLVAGGTGCGKTTMTSALLGEVDRTQRIVCVEDAPELAPRHPHVVNLVARPANAEGAGAISLRDLVRQALRMRPDRIVVGEVRGAEVLDMLAALNTGHEGGACTLHANSPSEVPARIEALAATAGDGSQFDSRGLHRQLCAAVQVVLHVRRAADGRRELAEIAVLRYGPAGCEAVPAWTADGPGPGIGRLRELLAGTEAP; from the coding sequence GTGGTCGACGAGCCGCTTCTGGCGCGCGTGCGCGAACGTCTCGCCGGGGCTGCCGGCGTGCCCGCGCCGGCAGCCGTGGCGGAGGCCGTCCGCGCCGAGGCACGCGGCGTCATCGGGGACGCCGACATGCTGCACGCATTGCGGGAGCTGGAGACCGAACTGGTCGGCGGCGGCCCGCTCGCTTCGCTGCTCGCCGCCCCTGACGTGTCCGATGTGCTCGTCAACGCTCCCGGCGAGGTCTGGGTCGACCGCGGAGGCGGGCTGGAGCGTACAGGGATCAGGTTCGCCGATGAGGCCGCGGTGCGCAGGCTCGCCCAGCGGCTCGCGCTGGCGGCGGGCCGGCGCCTCGATGATGCGCAGCCCTGGGTCGACGCGCACCTGGATGCGGCCGACGGAGGCGCCCACATGATCCGGGTGCATGCGGTGCTCTCGCCGGTGGCGCGTCACGGCACCGCGCTGTCGCTGCGGGTGCTGCGGCCGGCCACACAGAGCCTCGATGCGCTCGCGGCGGGCGGTTCGATAACGCCGGAAGCCTTGCGACTGCTGCGGCGCATCGTCTGTGCGCGGCTGTCCTTTCTCGTCGCGGGCGGGACGGGTTGCGGGAAGACCACGATGACGTCGGCGTTGCTCGGCGAGGTGGATCGGACCCAGCGGATCGTGTGCGTCGAGGATGCGCCGGAGCTCGCGCCGCGCCATCCGCACGTGGTCAATCTGGTCGCCCGGCCCGCCAATGCGGAGGGCGCCGGGGCGATCTCACTGCGGGATCTCGTGCGTCAGGCGCTGCGCATGAGGCCGGACCGGATCGTGGTCGGCGAGGTGCGCGGTGCGGAGGTGCTCGACATGCTGGCCGCGTTGAACACGGGCCACGAGGGCGGCGCGTGCACGCTGCACGCCAACTCCCCGAGTGAAGTGCCGGCGCGGATCGAGGCGCTGGCGGCCACCGCCGGCGACGGCTCCCAGTTCGACAGCCGCGGCCTGCACCGCCAGCTGTGCGCGGCCGTCCAGGTGGTGCTGCACGTTCGGCGCGCGGCGGACGGTCGCCGCGAGCTGGCGGAGATCGCTGTACTCCGATACGGGCCGGCCGGATGCGAGGCGGTGCCGGCGTGGACTGCGGATGGGCCGGGGCCGGGGATCGGCCGATTGCGGGAGCTGCTGGCGGGGACGGAAGCCCCATGA
- a CDS encoding type II secretion system F family protein, with product MWATRRWVARVVPDDPLAVAAALDLLAACLQAGLAVPDAAVAAAQVCDPVALNSAGLARDTAARGGHFGAAPRLATALRRVADLLSLGGDPADAWEVLAAEKGLEPMARLARRSADSGASLASEAGRLADDFRTRAADSAVASAEKAGVAIAGPLGVCFLPAFVCLGIAPVIVGLAGDILGGGLGAP from the coding sequence ATGTGGGCGACGCGACGGTGGGTGGCGCGCGTGGTCCCCGACGACCCGCTCGCTGTGGCCGCCGCGCTCGACCTGCTGGCCGCCTGCCTGCAGGCGGGTCTGGCGGTCCCGGACGCGGCGGTTGCCGCTGCGCAGGTGTGCGACCCGGTCGCGCTGAACAGCGCCGGTCTGGCCCGTGACACGGCTGCGCGCGGCGGCCACTTCGGTGCGGCACCACGACTGGCAACCGCGTTGCGCAGGGTCGCCGACCTGCTCTCGCTCGGAGGCGATCCCGCCGATGCATGGGAAGTGCTGGCTGCGGAGAAGGGGCTGGAGCCGATGGCGCGGTTGGCGCGGCGCAGCGCCGACTCGGGTGCCTCGCTCGCGAGCGAGGCGGGGCGGCTCGCGGACGACTTTCGTACGCGCGCGGCGGATTCGGCGGTCGCGTCGGCGGAGAAGGCCGGCGTCGCCATCGCGGGGCCGTTGGGCGTCTGTTTCCTGCCTGCCTTCGTCTGTCTCGGCATAGCGCCGGTGATCGTCGGGCTCGCGGGGGACATCCTCGGCGGAGGACTCGGTGCCCCATGA
- a CDS encoding Fic family protein, translating into MSDAADRARAALEEAHRHKANRRGWQTSATEASLRAARNSAALDGASTELPEDGDISDPLLAGALRVSAMLDGDALTNTLGTWERAPLQVIARLHTVAAAGIVDDPDELGRPRTVPGISERLDALAELATGGTSAAAPLLAAVVHGELLTLRPFGTADGIVARAASRLTCTATGLDPHNLGVPETYWLKRRNAYLQAAEGYAAGTAEGVAGWIITCCAALETGGHEAVKIADAHSG; encoded by the coding sequence GTGTCCGACGCCGCAGACCGGGCACGCGCGGCGCTCGAAGAGGCCCACAGGCACAAGGCCAACCGTCGCGGCTGGCAGACGTCCGCCACCGAAGCCTCACTGCGTGCCGCCCGCAACTCTGCCGCCCTCGACGGCGCATCCACCGAGTTGCCTGAGGACGGAGACATCAGCGACCCGCTCCTGGCCGGAGCTCTCCGCGTGTCGGCAATGCTCGACGGGGACGCGCTCACCAACACCCTGGGCACGTGGGAACGGGCGCCACTGCAGGTGATCGCCCGCCTCCACACTGTCGCGGCGGCCGGCATCGTCGACGATCCGGATGAACTGGGCCGCCCCCGCACGGTGCCGGGTATCAGCGAACGCCTCGACGCGCTGGCCGAACTTGCCACGGGCGGTACGAGTGCCGCCGCACCGCTTCTGGCGGCCGTAGTCCACGGCGAGCTGCTGACGCTTCGCCCCTTCGGTACTGCGGATGGCATCGTCGCTCGGGCAGCGTCGAGACTCACCTGTACTGCGACTGGGCTCGATCCGCATAACCTCGGCGTGCCGGAGACCTACTGGCTCAAGCGCCGCAACGCTTATCTTCAGGCCGCTGAGGGCTACGCCGCGGGTACCGCAGAAGGAGTTGCCGGCTGGATCATCACCTGCTGTGCGGCATTGGAGACTGGCGGACATGAAGCCGTGAAAATCGCCGACGCGCATTCCGGATAA
- a CDS encoding TadE family type IV pilus minor pilin — protein MATVEAAIALAALVVVIAACVAAVMTVVTQVRCVDAAREVARLAARADGRAVDAGRRILPDARIDVTTSDGMVVAVVSVDAPVLPMSLSATSVAAVEPGGAAGGRAAGGGAAADGAAG, from the coding sequence ATGGCCACCGTCGAGGCCGCGATCGCGCTGGCCGCGCTCGTGGTGGTGATCGCGGCCTGCGTGGCGGCGGTGATGACGGTGGTCACGCAGGTGCGCTGCGTGGATGCGGCCCGCGAGGTGGCGCGGCTCGCGGCGCGGGCGGACGGTCGCGCCGTGGATGCCGGGCGCCGGATACTCCCGGATGCGCGGATCGACGTGACGACCTCCGACGGGATGGTCGTGGCCGTCGTGTCCGTGGACGCGCCGGTACTGCCGATGTCGCTGTCCGCGACGTCGGTGGCAGCGGTCGAACCAGGGGGCGCCGCGGGGGGCCGCGCAGCAGGGGGCGGAGCAGCGGCGGACGGAGCAGCGGGATGA
- a CDS encoding DUF4244 domain-containing protein — translation MLAASGDDGMSTVEYAIGTIAAAAFGAVLYQVVTGDDIVSALTGIIDDALATSV, via the coding sequence ATGCTCGCGGCGTCCGGGGATGACGGGATGAGCACCGTCGAGTATGCGATCGGGACGATCGCCGCGGCCGCGTTCGGCGCTGTGCTCTACCAGGTGGTCACCGGAGACGACATCGTCTCCGCGCTCACGGGGATCATCGACGACGCGCTCGCGACCAGCGTGTGA